CACTCGAGGCCGAAGTGCTGGCCTCCCTGCTCCTGCTCATCCCTCCCGGAAGCTCTGATGAAATTGGGGATGATCAGATCCCGAATTCAAAAGACCTGGTTGAGGTCTGGAAGCGGTTTCAGGAACCATCGCTGTCCGACTCCGATGGCGACCATTTCGGCACGGTCGAGCCCGCAGGCACGCCGGCCGTCACCGCAGGACCACAGACGGCGGGATGGCTGGACTGGATCGACCCTCGGGCAGCGATCCGACTGACGACCGTCTGGATGATGAAGGACCGGGCAGGCACAGTCGGAGCAAACGGCGTCGGTCCTCTTCTGCGCGACCTCCTCCAAAACGGTTCTGCGAAGGTGCATCTGATCGGCCACTCTTACGGGTGTAAGGTGCTGCTTTCGGCTACTTGTATCGCGCGGCTCCCCCGCCCGGTCCGTTCGATGTTGCTGCTTCAACCGGCAGTTTCACATCTCTGTTTCGCCAGCCAGCTTCCCGGCCTGGCGCAGCCCGGCGGTTATCGGGGCGCATTGCAGGCGGTGGAGCAGCCGATCCTGGCGACATACAGCCAGCATGACTATCCCCTGACCAGCGTGTTCCATTACGCGGTCCGCCGGAATCGCGATCTCGGGGACATCCAAATTGCTGCGTGCGCCGGCGCGCCCCCGAGCCGGTTCGCCGCGCTGGGGGGCTATGGGCCACGCTCCAGCGGGGAAACATTGATTGATATGGCAGCGCCCGGGGATCGCTATGCGCTCAACTCCCAAACCCGCGTCTACGGCCTCGACTCATCGAAATTCATCAAAGGTCATAGCGACATCAGCAATGAGGCGACCTGGTGGGCCTTCAGTCAACTGGCACACTCCTCGGAATAGGCGTCCTCACCTTCAGGCCAACCGAGTCGTCTTACCGTCATCCGATTTGAGGTGGGTATGCAGTTCTGGAATGCATTTGAAAAGTTGCTGGTGCTCCGCATCACGCTGGAACTCGGTATTCGCGCGCCGATTTCGTTGACATTGCAAGTTCCCCGCGGCGACAAGCTTGAGTTGATAGGAAGTTGGAGTTACCGGCTTCAGGACTTCGGCTTTCAGGACGAGCAGTTCGAAGCAGTCTCCTCGCCCCGGAAAGTGCCCTCCCAATTTGTTAACGATTTGAAGGCAAAGTTAGCAACGCTGGAGAACATCGGTTCTGCGGTTCCACTTTGGCTGCAATTCGCCGCACCCAGCGGGAGCTTGCCGTTAATTGCCTGGGAAGCACAACTGGTTCCCGTTCTGGATCGGCCGGTGGTGCGACTCTCCGCACTACAAGGTCCGCCGCCTGCAGAGTTCGAGGAGACGCTCGAAGTCGCCCTCTGCTCCAGCGTGCCCTTATCGAAGACGTCGTTTCCCGTTGTGGAATACCTGGAGAAGCTGATCGAAGTCTTCAAGGAAGTTCGTCGTCGGACGACGATTCACGTTTTCAGTGATCTGAAAACTCATCAAGCACTGGATCCCAAAACGTTGCCTGACAACGTTCGTTTACATCTTCCTCAAGAAGCCGCCACATATGCTGTCCCCGCTCGCGATCCAAGTATCGCGAGCGACGATGCGATCGACAATCCGTGGCTGCGCTGGGTCAGCAACGCAACCGGGGAGCAACCGCTCGATGTTGTCTGCTTCGTCAATCACGGCTACCTGTCCGGCGATCATGGCGCCATCGCCTTTGCTCAATCGCCTGTCATGAATGAAGACCGGGGCTGGGCCCGTTTTATCGGTGCGCCGCAACTCAGCCGGTTCATGACCAACACCGGCGCCTGGTGCCTGATCCTGGGGAGTCCGCACGGAAATTATTCAACTGCCGGATCACGCATGCTGCTGGAAGAAGTTTCCCAGCGACTCCCCGGCCATGCGCTGCTGCACGATCTTGCTCTCGACCAGGATTGCGACGGGCTGACTGCTGCGTGTCAGTCGCTGTTTGGAACACCGCGTTTTGAGAATCCCCCCCGGCACCCGTCACTGACGATGTATGCAACCCCCGCCAAGCGAATGGAAACCGAAACTCTGTACCTTCCCGCGGGTTTCGAATCGCTGCACACAGATGACTTGTGGGAAATCGCGAACGTGATCCAGCAACCTGCGGCGGCAGGACCGAGTCTGCGGGATGTGGTGCAGCAAGCGGAGTCGCCGCGCTGGGTGGTTGCCGCAGAGCGCTATCTGAATACCTGCAGGCAAGAGTCGAAACGGTCAGCCGCCAACCTCGGCGCCGCCGGTGACAGTCGAAATATGAGTTCGGTCGGTCCAGACCTCGAAACCTTTCAGCAGATCGAAGCCATCATTCAGAGTTATGCCGCGTCTCCAACCGCTGACTCACAGGACTCGCCAGATGACTTTCAATCGCCGGGCATGATGTCCGCGCCAATGTAACCTGACCTGGATTTGCCCGCCGGCAGCACATCGCGTCCGGCGACGTTGAGTCTCACCGCAAGGGCCCCGCTGATGTACACGATTCTGGGTATCGAGCGCGATGCCAGCGGTATTCTGATCGACGTGAAACACGCTCCCAAGCCAGTCACGAATCAGGGAACCCTGTATCCCGTCCAGCTCATCCCACCCAACTGGAATTTGCAAAACGCAGTCGAGCTGCATGGAAAACATCTGTACGACGCTCTCATCAAAGCACACCGGGGTGTTCAGGAAGCTTTCGACCAGTTGACAAATTCCGCAGAAGCATCGCATCAACTGTATTTGAAATTCGGCAACCCGCTCGCCGATCAGCAATACTGGGAGACTCTACATAACAACTGTCAGTTTCTTTCACTGAGTCTGCAGCCCGAAATCCAAATTGGCCGCCTGACCGATAACACGAACGGGATCGGCGTCGACAACCGCGCGGTCTATCCGCATGAATTCTGCATCATGGCCTATCTCTCCGCTCTCAGGCTGCCCGCGCAGCAGGAATGGGACAATCTCCTTGCCGCTGCACACCATGCAATCAAGGGCGGAATCAATGTCAAACTCGTTGTCAGAGTGGGCGAACCCGGGCTGCTACAAGCAATCCAGCAACAGAAGATCGCTGACGGGCTCAACTTCCTCGAAATCGCCGCGATTCCAGTCCTTCCGGTTGACGCCATCAAGGATCTCGAAAACCACAAGCCACAGATTCTGCACCTGTTTTGTCACGGATCCGCGACCGCGTCACAGAAATATTTGAGCTTCGGCACGATTGCGAACTGGCTCGATCATGCGAATGGGCAGCCGGCGTCGAGCAAGCCGCTGACCTTGACCGACGCTCATCTCAAGTCGCCCGGCCTGTGGCTGATCGTCCTGAATTGTTGCGAAGGCGCCAGGGCGCCCGCTGGAGCCTGCTCGCTCGCCTACGACCTCGTTTCCAAACAGGAAGTGCCGGCCGTCATTGGCAGCCTCGAAGAATTGGGACAACCGCAGGCAAACTCACTCAGCGGTCGACTCTACACAGAGGTGATCGATGAACTCACGGACTGGCTCCAACAGGGTCAAGCTGAACTGCGGCTGATGTGGCCCAAACTGATGGCCCGAATCCGTCACCAACTCGAACAGGAACTGGCTTCGGCACAGATTCCATCGACCGATGACCGAACCTGGTCGATCCCCGTTCTCTACGTCCGCTGGACGGATTTTGTCGTTCAGCGGGAGGACGTCATCACGCCCGAAATGCTGTCGAAGCTGATCGAAGTGTCGAACCTGCTCAAGGCCAATCCCGCCATGCCAGCAGGCGTGAAAACAACCATCATCGCCACGATTCTTCAAGACGTTCCCCAGGAATACTGGCCCGATCTTCACGGAAATCTTCCGGGCCCAGAATCAGCTGCAGAGCTCAACGACGACAACACACTCCCGAACATGCTCAGCCAGTAAGGTGGAACAGTGACCCTTCCAACCGACTTGATGGTCAACGCCTGGACCGGCGCCCCCGGCGGCAATCAGGGCGTGTTTGCGTCCCAGAACCAGTTGATCAGTTGGGCGCTGCAGCAGCAGGTCGAACCCGGCAAAACCTTGGCACTCGCCGCTGACGAACCGCCCGATCTACGAGACTGGAGTGATCCTGAAGTCGGCTGGGGCCTGATTCTCCCCGAGAACGAAAAGATCCCCCCCGCCGCTCGGGCAACTCCTCAAGACGCCCCCGAGCCAATTCAAAGACTCTGGGCACATCGCGGCCAGGGCCCTGTCTTCCGGTATCGCACGGATCTCGGGACAGCTCGACTGCGTCGGTACGACAGCAACGGCGCCGCCTGCGATCCACGGATCGCGGATTCCGGTTATGGCACGGGGCTGCAACAGATTCCTCTGTATCTCCTGATCGCCGCCAGCCCTGACGTCATTCCCTGGGAGTTGCAGTTCACACTGAATGCCAGTTGGTTCACTGGCCGACTCGCTCTCGATGCTGCGGGTCTCGACAACTATGTGACGGCCCTGATCGATAACTGGAGTCTCTCTCCAGCGCGCTCCACGCACCCTGTCGTGTGGAGCGCCGTGAATGGTCCGAGAGACATCACCGCCTTGATGAAAAAACTGATTGCTGATCCGGTCGCGGACAAGCTTGCCGCAGATTCGGAGACCGGTCCCCACTTCGCGGAAGGTCGTTTCTCGGATGCTCAAGCCACCTGCCAGAACCTCATCGAAGCTCTCAAAGATCGAAATCCAGCATTCATCCTGACCACCAGCCACGGGCAGACCGCCCCGCTCGACGACAAGGTCCGTCTTGCCGCTTCACTGGGGCTTCCCGTCGATAGCCACGGGCAGACGCTCGATCTCGATCTGCTGCAACGCGAGTGGGAGCCTCGCGGCGCCGTCTGGTATGCGCATGCCTGTTGCGGGGCCGGCAGCATTGGCAGGTCTCAATACGCCGGCGTCATTCCAAATGGAGGCAGCCTCGACGTTCTCTTTAACGCCATCAGTTCACTCGGCAACATGACCTCTCCGCTCCCGCAAAGGCTGATGTCCTGCAAGAACCCGTTGCG
This genomic interval from Planctomicrobium piriforme contains the following:
- a CDS encoding alpha/beta fold hydrolase — encoded protein: MSLTAEPFRTFSTPEGTPLPLYIVRFDRNGVCTSPQARSQLLEAVKQGGFTDIFLFSHGWNNDFPTALASYEGFIQGYSEMRRSRGLTAPPGYRPLAIGIYWPSAILLFGSEAGPQIAASLPASSAEMSEIELQDEIARQLPEQNLERFYALSQSDKLNSLEAEVLASLLLLIPPGSSDEIGDDQIPNSKDLVEVWKRFQEPSLSDSDGDHFGTVEPAGTPAVTAGPQTAGWLDWIDPRAAIRLTTVWMMKDRAGTVGANGVGPLLRDLLQNGSAKVHLIGHSYGCKVLLSATCIARLPRPVRSMLLLQPAVSHLCFASQLPGLAQPGGYRGALQAVEQPILATYSQHDYPLTSVFHYAVRRNRDLGDIQIAACAGAPPSRFAALGGYGPRSSGETLIDMAAPGDRYALNSQTRVYGLDSSKFIKGHSDISNEATWWAFSQLAHSSE
- a CDS encoding CHAT domain-containing protein, with the translated sequence MYTILGIERDASGILIDVKHAPKPVTNQGTLYPVQLIPPNWNLQNAVELHGKHLYDALIKAHRGVQEAFDQLTNSAEASHQLYLKFGNPLADQQYWETLHNNCQFLSLSLQPEIQIGRLTDNTNGIGVDNRAVYPHEFCIMAYLSALRLPAQQEWDNLLAAAHHAIKGGINVKLVVRVGEPGLLQAIQQQKIADGLNFLEIAAIPVLPVDAIKDLENHKPQILHLFCHGSATASQKYLSFGTIANWLDHANGQPASSKPLTLTDAHLKSPGLWLIVLNCCEGARAPAGACSLAYDLVSKQEVPAVIGSLEELGQPQANSLSGRLYTEVIDELTDWLQQGQAELRLMWPKLMARIRHQLEQELASAQIPSTDDRTWSIPVLYVRWTDFVVQREDVITPEMLSKLIEVSNLLKANPAMPAGVKTTIIATILQDVPQEYWPDLHGNLPGPESAAELNDDNTLPNMLSQ